In Candidatus Bathyarchaeota archaeon, the following are encoded in one genomic region:
- a CDS encoding inositol-3-phosphate synthase translates to MTKIKIALAGVGNCSSGFVQGLHYYKDMDNEEDVIGLRRLILAGYHPRDIEIVAAFDVDARKVGKDLSKAIFAEPNNTLKFAQVPELGVSVQKGQVLDGLGSYLKDIVKIDSSPEIDPAHVLKESGADMLVNLLPSGAVKAAQWYAEQALRAGCAFINVTPVSIASDITWAGHFKNAGLPVVGDDLIDQVGATTLHKTLLRLLSARGVRISETYQLDVGGGTESLNTLERSRETKRVVKTKTVESALPYKASVVAGTTDYVDFLQNRRDSYLWLKGLYFGRVPMEIELRLCTVDGPNAGSVLLDVIRAVKVALERGEAGAILSISAYAFKQPPKILPLERATQLFEDFIRQKT, encoded by the coding sequence ATGACTAAAATTAAAATTGCGCTAGCTGGCGTTGGAAATTGTTCCTCAGGTTTTGTTCAAGGTCTGCACTATTACAAAGACATGGACAATGAAGAAGATGTGATTGGACTAAGGCGGTTAATTCTTGCAGGGTATCATCCGCGGGACATTGAAATCGTTGCAGCTTTTGACGTTGACGCTAGAAAAGTTGGAAAGGATCTGTCAAAGGCTATCTTTGCAGAGCCAAACAACACTTTGAAGTTCGCTCAAGTTCCTGAATTGGGCGTCTCTGTCCAAAAAGGACAGGTCTTAGATGGTCTAGGAAGTTACCTCAAAGATATCGTGAAAATCGATTCTTCTCCTGAAATAGATCCGGCACACGTGTTGAAGGAAAGCGGTGCTGACATGCTTGTTAACCTTCTTCCAAGCGGCGCGGTGAAGGCTGCACAATGGTATGCAGAGCAAGCGCTTAGGGCTGGTTGCGCTTTTATTAATGTAACGCCTGTGAGTATTGCAAGTGACATCACGTGGGCGGGACATTTCAAGAACGCAGGGTTACCGGTTGTGGGTGATGATTTGATCGATCAAGTCGGCGCCACCACATTGCATAAGACGCTGCTGAGATTACTTTCGGCGCGGGGTGTTCGCATTTCCGAAACTTATCAGCTTGATGTGGGTGGAGGGACAGAGTCTCTGAATACACTGGAGAGGAGTCGAGAAACTAAGCGGGTTGTGAAGACGAAGACGGTAGAGTCGGCTTTGCCCTATAAGGCTTCGGTTGTGGCTGGGACAACTGATTACGTGGATTTTCTGCAAAACCGACGGGATAGCTATTTGTGGTTAAAGGGGCTATATTTCGGAAGAGTGCCGATGGAAATTGAACTGCGGTTGTGCACCGTTGATGGTCCAAATGCTGGTTCAGTTCTTTTAGACGTTATAAGAGCGGTCAAGGTTGCCCTTGAAAGAGGAGAAGCGGGAGCGATACTGAGCATTTCTGCCTACGCCTTTAAACAACCACCAAAAATACTGCCCCTTGAAAGGGCCACGCAACTATTTGAAGATTTTATTCGACAGAAGACCTAG
- a CDS encoding DNA-directed RNA polymerase — protein MPYEKETREMTKAVCADCGNECEVPFKPDPSRPVYCRDCWSKRRRTSTRY, from the coding sequence ATGCCATACGAAAAAGAAACTCGAGAGATGACCAAGGCAGTTTGCGCTGATTGCGGTAATGAATGTGAAGTTCCATTCAAGCCCGATCCCAGCAGGCCAGTCTACTGTAGAGATTGTTGGTCGAAGAGAAGAAGAACAAGTACAAGGTACTAA
- a CDS encoding DUF116 domain-containing protein, which produces MPYKFSFDLSRISKGFFRELASIANEKGLHKKLGGRARHLAEKFRIQEMTGLEISDALMLVEDLVDVYVRNLSEEQKFHKTGKRAVLLPHCARKYMDNRCQASFNPETPSYSCGHCSEDCIVNQATKLAEKNDYDVFVIPGSSCVPQILKRSGCEGVIAVACGHELKMGGDFIQHLGLTGQAIPLTKNGCANTKFNIEILKKIMAYS; this is translated from the coding sequence ATGCCCTACAAGTTTAGCTTTGACCTTTCGAGAATATCTAAGGGTTTCTTTAGAGAACTCGCAAGCATAGCCAATGAGAAAGGTCTGCACAAAAAACTTGGAGGTCGCGCTAGGCATTTAGCTGAAAAATTTAGAATTCAAGAAATGACTGGCTTGGAGATTTCTGATGCATTAATGCTTGTCGAAGACCTTGTTGACGTATATGTTAGAAACCTTTCCGAAGAACAAAAATTTCATAAAACTGGAAAACGGGCTGTTCTTCTGCCTCACTGCGCCCGCAAGTATATGGACAATCGTTGTCAAGCGAGCTTCAATCCTGAAACTCCATCTTATAGCTGTGGTCACTGCTCAGAAGACTGTATAGTAAACCAGGCTACAAAGCTGGCTGAGAAGAATGACTACGACGTATTTGTTATCCCTGGGAGTTCTTGTGTTCCTCAGATATTGAAAAGGAGTGGCTGTGAAGGAGTTATAGCTGTCGCTTGTGGTCACGAGTTGAAAATGGGTGGTGACTTTATCCAACATCTAGGCTTAACTGGCCAAGCAATTCCTCTTACGAAAAATGGTTGCGCAAACACCAAGTTCAACATAGAGATTTTGAAGAAGATTATGGCTTATTCCTAG
- a CDS encoding fumarate hydratase codes for MSLEQTVENVAVNLLRFAVTELPKDVKEALQKAYQEETSEAGKTQLKAILDNVALAQRTRTPMCQDTGTIIFYIKAGAEVKNLDKIENALRNATKRATNEVPLRPNAVDPFKQKNTGNNTGRNIPYINWEIVPGNTLEITVLPKGGGSENVCVTTMLVPGEGIKGLKKFVIDSVIKAGSKPCPPNILGVAIGGGTDISMKLAKKALLRPLNHPNSDPEIAKLEKELLEAANQTGIGPMGLGGKFTVLSVNIDYAARHPASYPAAVAFNCWAARRATARIHPGGRVEYLTHEMR; via the coding sequence TTGAGTTTAGAACAAACAGTAGAAAACGTAGCAGTTAACCTGTTACGCTTTGCAGTTACAGAATTACCAAAAGATGTTAAAGAAGCCCTCCAAAAAGCTTACCAAGAAGAAACAAGTGAAGCGGGGAAAACACAACTCAAAGCCATCCTTGACAATGTTGCGTTAGCCCAAAGAACCCGCACCCCCATGTGCCAAGACACCGGCACAATAATCTTCTATATCAAAGCCGGAGCAGAAGTCAAAAATCTAGACAAGATTGAAAACGCTTTACGCAACGCCACCAAAAGAGCCACAAACGAAGTGCCCTTGAGACCAAATGCTGTAGACCCATTCAAACAGAAAAACACAGGCAACAACACAGGTAGAAACATCCCCTACATAAACTGGGAAATAGTGCCCGGCAACACCCTTGAAATCACTGTGCTACCGAAAGGCGGTGGCTCAGAAAACGTCTGCGTTACTACTATGCTAGTACCTGGAGAAGGTATCAAAGGGCTAAAGAAATTTGTCATAGACTCCGTAATCAAAGCAGGCTCAAAACCGTGCCCCCCAAACATTTTAGGCGTGGCAATTGGAGGAGGAACAGATATCTCCATGAAACTGGCAAAAAAAGCGTTACTACGCCCCCTTAACCACCCCAACTCAGACCCCGAAATAGCCAAACTTGAAAAAGAACTACTGGAAGCCGCAAACCAAACAGGTATAGGACCCATGGGATTAGGCGGCAAGTTCACCGTCCTAAGTGTAAACATAGACTACGCTGCAAGGCACCCCGCATCCTATCCAGCGGCAGTAGCCTTCAACTGCTGGGCGGCAAGAAGGGCAACAGCACGCATTCATCCAGGTGGGCGTGTTGAATACTTAACGCATGAAATGAGGTGA
- a CDS encoding FumA C-terminus/TtdB family hydratase beta subunit, with amino-acid sequence MATYKLTTPISEEHVRKLKVNDVVYITGTIVTARDQAHKRALQFHKEGKQLPINLEGLAVFHCGPIVKKEGDKWNIVAAGPTTSTRMDIFEDEFIKNFKTRVIIGKGGMGKRTTDAMQKYGAIYGAFTGGAAVLAAKAIKKIKNVEWIDLGMPEALWILKTEEFGPLTVAIDSHGNNLFEDVKKKTEENRTVIYQKLGIQP; translated from the coding sequence TTGGCAACATACAAATTAACCACCCCAATCTCCGAAGAACATGTGCGAAAATTGAAAGTCAACGATGTTGTATACATCACAGGAACTATAGTGACAGCCCGCGACCAAGCTCATAAAAGAGCCCTGCAATTTCATAAAGAAGGAAAACAACTCCCAATCAACTTAGAAGGTTTGGCAGTTTTTCACTGCGGTCCCATAGTCAAAAAGGAAGGAGACAAATGGAACATAGTGGCAGCTGGCCCCACAACTAGCACACGAATGGACATTTTCGAAGATGAATTCATCAAGAACTTCAAAACCCGCGTCATCATTGGTAAAGGAGGCATGGGTAAACGCACCACCGACGCCATGCAGAAATACGGTGCCATCTATGGAGCCTTCACGGGCGGAGCCGCAGTCCTCGCCGCAAAAGCAATAAAAAAAATCAAAAATGTCGAATGGATCGACCTGGGCATGCCCGAAGCCCTATGGATATTAAAGACTGAAGAATTTGGTCCCCTAACAGTCGCGATAGACTCTCACGGAAACAATCTCTTCGAAGATGTTAAAAAGAAAACAGAAGAAAATCGAACAGTTATCTACCAAAAACTCGGCATTCAGCCATAG